The Planktothrix serta PCC 8927 genome includes a region encoding these proteins:
- a CDS encoding DUF1824 family protein, which yields MSLTIQDAEGILKGFICTDTIPSISEEEKVKIQTALLLLTRESEYQMIGICADSREQALTALTEYLKAFQYSMNVEENALDPVEGSVYLKFNGRSQTFYISPYLDKYRGVLISFQSTEENGINGVYGHFPLDLFA from the coding sequence ATGTCATTAACAATTCAAGATGCTGAAGGGATTTTAAAAGGCTTTATTTGTACGGATACGATTCCGAGTATTTCCGAGGAAGAAAAAGTTAAAATTCAAACGGCTTTATTATTGCTAACTCGTGAATCTGAATATCAAATGATTGGAATTTGTGCAGATTCTAGGGAACAAGCATTAACAGCATTAACCGAATATTTAAAAGCTTTTCAATATTCTATGAACGTTGAAGAAAATGCTTTAGATCCTGTTGAAGGATCAGTTTATTTAAAATTCAATGGTCGCAGTCAAACCTTTTATATTAGCCCCTATTTAGATAAATATCGAGGAGTGTTAATTTCATTTCAATCAACTGAAGAAAACGGAATTAATGGAGTATACGGACATTTTCCGTTAGATTTATTTGCTTAA